The Chloroflexota bacterium DNA window GCACTGGAAAATACTTAGAAAAGAAAAAACGTGCTCTAATATTTACTTTTAGGAACCAAGGACGGTCAGGCGCACTTTCTGACGCAATGCCATTGGCCTGACCGCCGATACCTGAGTAGCCACCCTGCTTTTACCTACTGCTCAAGTAAGTCCTTGGTGCTCGGTAGTTCGCCGCAAATCCGCTCGTCAATTCTGGTTGCCTTGTCCAGCGCTCTTCCCAGCGCCTTGAACAACGCTTCTGCCTTGTGGTGGTCGTTTGTACCATAAGCAATGCGGACATGGAGGTTCATTCTGGCTTCTATGGCAAATGACTCGAGGAAGTGACGGATAAGGTCGGTGGCGAAGCCACGCATATCATTATCGTTGAAGGGCAGTTCCAGTACCGTGTAGCCACGACCGCTGATGTCCAGAGCCACGGTGGCCAGGGCATCATCCATCGGCACGGAAGCGTCTGCCATTCGGACGATACCCCGCTTCTCTCCCAGTGCCTCGGCAAATGCCTTGCCCAGACAGATGGCCACATCTTCGGCGACGTGATGCTGGTCATTTCCAGCGGCGGAAAGGGTGAGGTCGAATATGCCGTGCTGTGCCAGCTGCGATAATAGATGGTCGAACATCTTGATGCCTGTGTCAACCTCCCAGTTGCCGCTGCCATCGATGTTGAGCTCCAGGTTGATTCTGGTTTCTTTTGTATCCCGCTTTATTACAGACGTCCGATTAGACATTTATTTCCTCCCCAGTTCTCGGAGTACTTTCATCAGGGCGTCGGTATCCTCCGGTTTGCCCACGCTGATGCGTATGCTGTTCTGCAAACGCGGCAGGTTGAAGTAACGAACCAGTATCCCTTTTTGCTGGAGTTTCTGCTGCAGCTCACCGGCATCGCCTTTAAGCACCGAGCAGAAAATGAAGTTGGCCTGCGACGGAAGCGGCTTCAACCAGCCGAGTTTTTCGAGCTCCTGAAACATTCTGTCCCGTTCGGCAATTATGGCTTTTACCCTGCTCATCAGATAATCGACGTCTTTCAGCGATTCCTGCACCGCCACCAGCGCTGCCACATTAACATTATAGGGCAGTTTTATTTTAAGTAAATAACCGGCGATTTTCGGTGGGAAAATCCCGTACCCCACGCGCAGTCCAGCCAGTCCAGCCCATTTGCTAAAGGTTCTCAGCACCATCAGGTTCGGATGTCGGTCGACAAGTGGTATCACTGTCTTGCCATAGAATTCATAATAAGCTTCATCAACCAGCACCGGCACACCCGTTTCCAGCAACGCTGAAATATCGTTTTCCGGCGTCGCCGTGCCTGTGGGGCTGTTCGGATTGGCCAAAATAATCAGTTTTGTCTTCGGTGTTATGGCTGCCTTTACCTCATTCACTTCGACAGCATAGTCTTCATCTCTCGGCACATTGACCAGAGTGGCGCCATTGATGATGGTCCGGGTGCGGTACATATCAAAGGTGGGGATGCAGTTGATGACTTCATCGTTGGGCGTGATAAACAGGCCCAGAACATAGTCCAGCAGCTCACCGCTGCCGCAGGCTGCCACGATGCGACCGGCATCAACACCCACATAGTCCTGTAACTGACGGCGGAGCTTGGCCTGCGCCGCATCAGGGTAGATATTCCACTTCTGATACTCTGCCAGTGCCTGCAATACCCTCGGCGAACAGCCATACGGGTT harbors:
- the hisB gene encoding imidazoleglycerol-phosphate dehydratase HisB, with protein sequence MSNRTSVIKRDTKETRINLELNIDGSGNWEVDTGIKMFDHLLSQLAQHGIFDLTLSAAGNDQHHVAEDVAICLGKAFAEALGEKRGIVRMADASVPMDDALATVALDISGRGYTVLELPFNDNDMRGFATDLIRHFLESFAIEARMNLHVRIAYGTNDHHKAEALFKALGRALDKATRIDERICGELPSTKDLLEQ
- the hisC gene encoding histidinol-phosphate transaminase, producing the protein MASDDIIKLIRPELQSLGGYSAHTSPETLAGKIGIPAEEIIKLDANENPYGCSPRVLQALAEYQKWNIYPDAAQAKLRRQLQDYVGVDAGRIVAACGSGELLDYVLGLFITPNDEVINCIPTFDMYRTRTIINGATLVNVPRDEDYAVEVNEVKAAITPKTKLIILANPNSPTGTATPENDISALLETGVPVLVDEAYYEFYGKTVIPLVDRHPNLMVLRTFSKWAGLAGLRVGYGIFPPKIAGYLLKIKLPYNVNVAALVAVQESLKDVDYLMSRVKAIIAERDRMFQELEKLGWLKPLPSQANFIFCSVLKGDAGELQQKLQQKGILVRYFNLPRLQNSIRISVGKPEDTDALMKVLRELGRK